From Aptenodytes patagonicus chromosome 1, bAptPat1.pri.cur, whole genome shotgun sequence, one genomic window encodes:
- the PTHLH gene encoding parathyroid hormone-related protein, with the protein MFTKLFQQWSFAVFLLSYSVPSYGRSVEGISRRLKRAVSEHQLLHDKGKSIQDLRRRIFLQNLIEGVNTAEIRATSEVSPNPKPATNTKNYPVRFGSEDEGRYLTQETNKSQTYKEQPLKVSGKKKKAKPGKRKEQEKKKRRARSAWLNSGVYGSRVTESPLLENSVTTHNHTLRRR; encoded by the exons ATGTTCACTAAACTCTTCCAGCAGTGGAGTTTCGCAGTGTTTCTGCTGAGTTATTCCGTGCCCTCTTACGGGAGATCAGTAGAGGGGATCAGCCGCAGACT cAAACGGGCTGTATCAGAGCACCAGCTATTGCATGACAAGGGCAAGTCAATCCAAGACTTACGAAGAAGAATATTCCTTCAAAATTTAATTGAAGGTGTCAACACTGCAGAAATCCGTGCAACTTCGGAGGTTTCACCTAACCCTAAGCCTGCTACCAATACGAAGAACTACCCTGTCCGATTTGGTAGTGAAGATGAGGGCAGATACCTAACTCAGGAGACAAACAAATCACAGACCTACAAAGAGCAGCCCCTGAAGGTAtcggggaagaaaaagaaagcaaagcctgGAAAACGTAaggaacaagagaagaaaaagaggcgAGCCCGCTCGGCTTGGCTAAATTCTGGCGTGTATGGAAGCAGAGTGACCGAGAGCCCACTCTTGGAAAACTCTGTTACAACACATAATCACACTTTAAG gaggCGCTGA